A window of Diabrotica virgifera virgifera chromosome 9, PGI_DIABVI_V3a contains these coding sequences:
- the LOC126891635 gene encoding mitochondrial glycine transporter B-like, with product MAVSYQSSFRDSSIGQNNYHNKVLENPVIKAFLSGSCSGVISTVLLQPLDVVKTRLQNPPAALRNQPNGLHIIPIVSNVIKHEQIAGLWKGTTPSLMRAVPGIGLYFCCLEYVKTHFFKKKAPTASESILIGICARGMAGATLMPMTVVKTRIESGVYQYSGVMVALQDIFHHEGIKGLTRGLVPTIFRDAPYAGIYFMFYNQSKSLIPKDIYSTYTSPVNFACAVISSTLASLVTQPPDVFKTQLQLHPEKFSGLWSVMIHVYVKHGFLGYFQGIVPRLMRRTLVAAISWTLYEKVMQSNKHKKY from the exons ATGGCGGTGTCATATCAATCGAGTTTTCGAGACAGCAGTATTGGCCAAAACAATTACCATAATAAAGTTTTAGAG aACCCTGTGATAAAAGCCTTCCTGTCCGGATCATGTTCGGGTGTTATCAGCACAGTTTTATTGCAACCTTTAGATGTGGTAAAGACCCGCCTACAAAATCCTCCAGCTGCACTTAGAAA TCAGCCAAATGGACTACACATCATCCCTATAGTTTCTAATGTAATAAAACACGAGCAGATAGCAGGACTATGGAAGGGCACTACACCG TCATTAATGAGAGCAGTGCCCGGAATAGGATTGTATTTCTGCTGCTTAGAATACGTTAAGACACATTTCTTCAAGAAGAAGGCACCCACAGCCTCAGAATCGATACTGATAGGTATTTGTGCAAGAGGTATGGCTGGAGCCACTCTTATGCCTATGACAGTTGTCAAAACGAG AATCGAGAGCGGAGTGTACCAGTACAGCGGCGTTATGGTGGCACTCCAAGACATATTTCACCACGAAGGTATTAAAGGTTTAACGAGGGGACTGGTACCGACCATTTTCCGGGACGCCCCCTACGCCGGAATCTATTTCATGTTCTACAACCAATCAAAATCACTCATACCAAAAG ataTTTATTCCACATACACATCACCCGTCAATTTCGCTTGCGCTGTGATATCCAGCACATTGGCATCACTGGTTACCCAGCCACCTGACGTTTTTAAGACACAGCTGCAGCTGCATCCAGAAAAATTCAGCGGTTTATGGTCTGTGATGATCCACGTTTATGTTAAACACGGATTCTTAGGGTATTTTCAAGGTATTGTTCCGAGACTGATGAGGCGCACATTGGTGGCTGCTATTTCGTGGACTTTGTACGAGAAAGTCATGCAAAGTAATAAACACAAGAAGTATTAA